In Ogataea parapolymorpha DL-1 chromosome I, whole genome shotgun sequence, the following are encoded in one genomic region:
- a CDS encoding Ribosomal RNA-processing protein 15 gives MTTKVDLKRQKVAVGISKASRSALLKESLKRKVQTSDDELETDSEIEGESENDHNEQSVGSDDESNSTSESDSLRSDQEIGEDSDDEPQTDYSIQSDNDDSDDEELPTLPGKKKNKSDGSESFSKAINALLDSKLKAHNRKDPILARSKSQLKKLESEKLELKAKRQLLAERKAKLTSNRVKNLLPTDDSLARQTLEREKRYRKVAQRGVIKLFNAILATQTETSKEIDSIKGVGQTKKKELVNEMSKEKFLDLVQEAGKS, from the coding sequence ATGACGACAAAGGTGGATCTCAAGAGGCAGAAGGTGGCTGTGGGAATATCCAAAGCATCCAGAAGCgctcttttgaaagagtccCTCAAAAGAAAGGTGCAAACAAGTGACGATGAACTCGAGACCGATAGCGAAATTGAGGGGGAAAGTGAGAATGATCACAACGAACAAAGTGTAGGAAGCGACGATGAAAGTAATTCCACCAGTGAAAGCGATTCCCTTAGGAGCGACCAAGAAATAGGTGAGGATAGTGACGATGAACCGCAAACGGACTACTCTATTCAATCGGATAATGACGACTCAGATGATGAGGAGCTCCCAACACTTCCAGgcaaaaagaagaacaaaagcGATGGTTCTGAGTCATTTTCCAAGGCCATTAATGCTCTTCTAGATTCTAAATTGAAGGCCCACAACCGTAAAGATCCAATTTTGGCTAGATCCAAGTCACAGCTAAAAAAACTAGAAAGCGAGAAACTAGAGCTCAAAGCCAAAAGGCAACTTCTCGCAGAGAGAAAAGCCAAGCTCACTTCCAACAGAGTGAAAAACTTGCTTCCTACTGATGACTCGCTCGCCAGACAGACACTAGAGAGGGAGAAGCGTTATCGAAAAGTTGCTCAGAGGGGTGTAATTAAACTTTTCAATGCCATTCTGGCGACCCAAACGGAGACCAGCAAAGAGATTGATTCCATCAAAGGAGTCGGACAAacaaagaagaaggaactCGTCAATGAGATGTCGAAAGAAAAATTCTTGGATTTGGTCCAAGAAGCAGGTAAAAGTTAA